In Acidobacteriota bacterium, a single genomic region encodes these proteins:
- a CDS encoding NDP-sugar synthase yields MSSALAAMVLAAGRGERMRPLTRERAKPSLPVLGRGLAARVIEQLAQQGVTDFAVNACHGLASLENLLVDHPVEIFREKRVMGTGGALDAPRERLARGPFFVLHNADTLARVPLQRLVEAAEAHPRNIGALLVSAGPIEGYRPIAVEEGRVRAFSAAAADPNAATYLGVAVFRRELLATVPKNEPCELFPDVVAPWLARGRRLAAVPLDGPWLEFTSAESYLAKVCELVAGRTPLPHGSAHGRREPGPVFCAPGARVAPGTSLSVVALEQEATVESDVRLERCLLLEGARCEPGVRLENVVLDAGVCVPAGRHFADGVVTTGEGGGAECVPFAAVGGR; encoded by the coding sequence ATGAGTTCCGCGCTGGCCGCGATGGTGCTCGCGGCCGGTCGGGGCGAGCGCATGCGCCCGCTGACCCGGGAGCGGGCCAAGCCATCCCTGCCGGTGCTCGGCCGGGGACTGGCGGCGCGGGTGATCGAACAGCTGGCACAACAGGGGGTCACCGACTTCGCCGTCAACGCCTGCCACGGCCTGGCGAGCCTCGAGAACCTGCTCGTCGATCATCCGGTGGAAATCTTCCGGGAGAAACGCGTGATGGGCACGGGAGGCGCCCTCGACGCGCCCCGCGAGCGCCTGGCCCGGGGGCCCTTCTTCGTCCTGCACAACGCCGACACCCTGGCCCGGGTTCCTCTCCAGCGCCTGGTGGAGGCCGCCGAGGCGCACCCCCGCAACATCGGGGCCCTGCTCGTCTCCGCCGGGCCGATCGAAGGCTATCGACCGATCGCCGTCGAAGAGGGGCGGGTGCGAGCCTTCAGCGCGGCAGCCGCCGATCCGAATGCCGCGACCTACCTGGGCGTGGCGGTCTTCCGCCGGGAGCTGCTCGCCACGGTGCCGAAGAACGAGCCCTGCGAGCTTTTCCCCGACGTGGTGGCGCCATGGCTCGCCCGGGGCCGGCGCCTGGCCGCGGTGCCCCTCGACGGTCCCTGGCTCGAGTTCACCTCCGCCGAGAGCTACCTGGCCAAGGTCTGCGAACTGGTCGCCGGCCGAACCCCCCTGCCCCACGGCAGCGCCCACGGCCGCCGCGAACCGGGACCGGTCTTTTGCGCCCCCGGCGCCCGCGTCGCCCCTGGTACGTCCCTTTCCGTCGTGGCCCTCGAACAGGAGGCGACGGTGGAGAGCGATGTTCGCCTCGAGCGCTGCCTCCTGCTCGAAGGCGCCCGCTGCGAGCCGGGGGTCCGCCTGGAGAACGTCGTCCTCGACGCGGGGGTCTGCGTGCCGGCGGGCCGCCACTTCGCCGACGGTGTCGTGACCACCGGTGAGGGCGGCGGGGCGGAGTGCGTCCCCTTCGCCGCGGTGGGGGGACGGTGA
- a CDS encoding phosphotransferase, protein MSGGNRQHLIRRLRERFGPLLSVVPLAADASTRLFFRVGRLGGHSAVIMVDPAGGVPALARLRAAHRALSEAGLRLPAILDEDEALSAVVFEDLGDQLLATVAFERRATLYARAGRMAGLLDRAATRPIHGEHPLAFPRLDAERLRSELAFFVVHEVAGRRDLRDPTLLREISRGLDRFITTLDLANPRLCHRDYHSRNLLCNGDDCTAVDFQDALLGPRFYDLASLIYDPYVELDPDQRQAAVRGWNQGCRDEATDLEDPRLMRVGVQRLLKAAGTFAYQATRLARPRFLDFLPPALGRARDLLAKLNDAESRELARVLGRACPEFLSTGGTS, encoded by the coding sequence GTGAGCGGCGGGAACCGGCAACACCTGATCCGCCGGCTCAGGGAGCGGTTCGGCCCGCTGCTGTCGGTCGTGCCGCTGGCGGCGGACGCCTCCACGCGGCTCTTCTTCCGGGTCGGCCGGCTCGGCGGTCACAGCGCGGTGATCATGGTGGACCCGGCGGGCGGCGTGCCGGCCCTGGCCCGCCTGCGCGCGGCTCACCGCGCGCTGTCGGAGGCCGGCCTGCGCCTGCCCGCGATCCTCGACGAAGACGAGGCCTTGTCCGCGGTGGTTTTCGAAGACCTCGGTGACCAGTTGCTGGCCACCGTCGCTTTCGAGCGGCGCGCGACACTCTACGCCCGGGCCGGACGGATGGCCGGCCTCCTCGATCGGGCGGCCACCCGGCCGATCCACGGAGAACACCCGCTGGCCTTCCCCCGACTGGACGCCGAGCGGCTGCGCTCCGAACTGGCGTTTTTCGTCGTACACGAAGTGGCGGGCCGGCGTGATCTGCGCGACCCGACGCTGCTGCGGGAGATCTCGCGGGGACTCGACCGCTTCATCACCACCCTGGACCTGGCGAACCCCAGGCTTTGCCACCGGGACTACCACTCCCGCAACCTGCTCTGCAACGGAGACGACTGCACCGCCGTGGACTTCCAGGACGCCCTCCTCGGCCCCCGCTTCTACGATCTGGCCTCGCTGATCTACGATCCCTACGTGGAACTCGACCCGGACCAGCGGCAGGCCGCCGTACGGGGCTGGAACCAGGGCTGCCGGGACGAGGCCACCGACCTCGAGGATCCTCGCCTGATGCGGGTGGGCGTCCAGCGCCTGCTCAAGGCGGCGGGCACCTTCGCCTACCAGGCCACCCGCCTGGCCAGGCCTCGATTCCTTGACTTTCTGCCGCCGGCCCTGGGGCGTGCGCGGGACCTGCTCGCGAAGCTGAACGACGCCGAGAGCCGGGAGCTGGCGCGCGTGCTCGGCCGGGCCTGCCCTGAATTCCTCTCCACCGGAGGCACCTCGTGA